From Sphingopyxis sp. USTB-05, the proteins below share one genomic window:
- a CDS encoding YqaA family protein, whose protein sequence is MTATTHRPGFITRMYNWTMEKSAHPHAEFWLALVAFVEASFFPIPPHPLLGLMCLANPKKAVRYAIICTLASVAGGILGYGIGFFLYESVGLWLLGVLGLTDAFPPAACYLREFGAEIILIKGATPIPFKLLTITAGFIHMNFWTFLWASLASRAFSFMLVGILFRLFGAPIKAFIDKYLIWVTGAFLVAVVAGFLAIGALSGDGKTKEADKCSGATLESIGLDRK, encoded by the coding sequence ATGACTGCCACAACCCATCGGCCCGGTTTCATTACCCGCATGTATAACTGGACGATGGAGAAATCGGCGCATCCGCACGCCGAATTCTGGCTGGCGCTGGTCGCGTTCGTCGAGGCGAGCTTTTTCCCGATCCCGCCGCACCCGTTGCTCGGGCTGATGTGCCTCGCCAATCCGAAAAAGGCGGTGCGTTATGCGATCATCTGTACGCTTGCGTCGGTTGCGGGCGGCATCCTTGGCTACGGGATCGGCTTCTTCCTGTACGAAAGCGTCGGCTTGTGGCTGCTCGGGGTGCTCGGGCTGACCGACGCCTTTCCGCCAGCCGCCTGCTATTTGCGCGAATTCGGCGCCGAGATCATCCTGATCAAGGGTGCAACGCCCATTCCGTTCAAGCTGCTGACGATCACCGCCGGCTTCATCCACATGAATTTCTGGACGTTCCTGTGGGCCAGCCTCGCCAGCCGCGCCTTTTCCTTCATGCTTGTCGGCATATTGTTCCGGCTGTTCGGGGCGCCGATCAAGGCGTTCATCGACAAATATCTGATCTGGGTCACCGGCGCGTTTCTGGTCGCCGTGGTCGCGGGCTTCCTCGCGATCGGCGCGCTGTCGGGCGACGGCAAGACGAAGGAAGCCGACAAATGCAGCGGCGCGACGCTGGAAAGCATCGGGCTGGACCGGAAGTAG
- a CDS encoding FAD-binding oxidoreductase, whose product MPIQASVTHHRDLRTGQSIWSARRRPVVPTHALTRTVRCDVTIIGAGISGALIAETLSEAGLQVVVVDRRRPMDGSTAASTAMLQYEIDTPLSLLSQQIGRDRAERLWRRSRQAVDALRERTERLGMKVDAATRGSIYLHGNVLDAEGLAREADARRRAGFEVELLKPAAVLDRYGIAGRHAIIGFGNYTADPRQLTAAYLNMAIGRGARIYSPVDICDVSPGASGVTITSAEGHEIHAQNLVVATGYEMLKGVPRKGNKIISSWSIATKAQPRAIWPTAAMIWEAADPYLYIRTTPRGEVICGGEDEEISDAGERDAKIADKARTLSRKLAALLPMIDATPVHAWAGSFGDSKTGTPTIGRIPRMPNCYAAMGYGGNGITFSMMAAQMLRGLISGDGDPDADLVSFSRKF is encoded by the coding sequence ATGCCGATCCAAGCCTCGGTCACCCATCATCGCGATTTGCGCACCGGCCAGTCGATCTGGTCGGCGCGGCGGCGCCCAGTGGTGCCGACGCACGCATTGACCCGAACCGTCCGCTGCGACGTGACGATCATCGGTGCGGGGATATCGGGGGCGCTGATTGCCGAAACCTTGTCGGAGGCCGGATTGCAGGTCGTGGTGGTTGACCGTCGCCGACCGATGGACGGGTCGACCGCGGCGTCGACGGCTATGCTGCAATATGAAATCGACACCCCTTTGTCGTTGCTGTCGCAGCAAATCGGCCGCGACCGCGCCGAGCGTCTGTGGCGGCGGTCGCGTCAGGCGGTCGACGCGCTGCGCGAGCGCACCGAGCGGCTGGGGATGAAAGTCGATGCCGCGACGCGCGGTTCGATCTATCTGCATGGCAATGTGCTCGATGCGGAGGGGCTGGCGCGCGAAGCCGATGCGCGGCGGCGCGCGGGCTTTGAAGTCGAACTGCTGAAACCCGCAGCGGTGCTCGATCGCTATGGCATTGCCGGTCGGCACGCGATCATCGGCTTTGGCAATTACACCGCTGATCCGCGCCAGCTGACCGCCGCTTATCTGAATATGGCAATCGGTCGCGGCGCGCGAATTTATAGCCCCGTCGATATTTGCGACGTGTCGCCCGGCGCGAGCGGGGTGACGATTACCAGCGCCGAAGGGCATGAAATCCACGCGCAAAATCTGGTTGTCGCGACGGGTTATGAGATGTTGAAGGGCGTCCCGCGCAAAGGGAACAAGATCATCTCAAGCTGGTCGATCGCGACCAAAGCGCAGCCGCGTGCGATCTGGCCAACGGCGGCGATGATATGGGAAGCGGCGGACCCCTATCTCTATATTCGCACGACGCCGCGCGGCGAAGTCATCTGCGGCGGCGAAGACGAAGAGATCAGCGATGCCGGCGAACGCGATGCCAAAATCGCCGACAAGGCGCGGACCTTGTCGCGCAAGCTCGCGGCGCTGCTGCCGATGATCGACGCCACTCCGGTTCATGCCTGGGCGGGCAGTTTCGGCGACAGCAAGACGGGCACGCCGACGATCGGCCGAATTCCCAGGATGCCGAACTGCTATGCCGCGATGGGTTATGGCGGGAACGGCATCACCTTTTCGATGATGGCCGCGCAAATGCTGCGCGGGCTGATCAGCGGCGACGGCGATCCCGACGCCGATCTGGTCAGCTTCTCGCGCAAATTCTGA
- a CDS encoding TonB-dependent receptor, whose amino-acid sequence MHQLRTVRSRILLGTCLSLAAALPTAAFASDIVGTVTDATDTRALQSTELRLVELGRVVESGRDGSFRFTDIPAGTYTLEARYSGAEPRTQEVVVPETGSVTANVLLGTDGAILVVGQAANLASSLSRQRAADGVESVLTRDGIGQFPDQNVAESLRRLPGVNILNDQGEGRFVSVRGLDPELNAASINGARVPAPESDVRSVALDVVPSELIESIEVKKSLTPDMDGDTIGASIEINTTSAFDRKKDLFSVKLEGSYNDYADAVTPKGSFDFSTRITDNFGIAGGISYYQRKFETDNIEAADWDEVGGIAFARELQYRDYDVERKRLGGSLSLDWRPSDTTKLYARGLYSRFSDQEYRGDIIFILDEERINPVSGTATSANFLSNQQGVEPTDESPRIEVRRRMKDRFEKQQIGSLVVGGETETGPWKLTYSGSYSKATERENGSVDPTRFRARFAGSGANQVGVNFDYSDPRRPAFTITGNTALFNNPASYGFNELELTDLSDSKDREWGVRGDVAREFAMDAGTFTLQGGVKSRWRKKSYDLDALVYDGYDGTYTLADVLGSGYNYRIQDLGPLPGKTSPSDFYNNNTDSFELNDADTIINSASSDYSIKEDVLAGYVLGRFDGSAVRVVGGVRFERTYNDIRAFATNEDTLDVTPNRSTRSYTDWLPSLTLRFEPAQNLVLRLAGYKNLVRPKLSNLAPRVLVNEDLDAEFGNPNLKPYRAWNIDASAEYYFGNNSAITAGVFWKSIDDFIVEVTDNTPGEILGIDYERATTFTNGETAKVKGIELSFAQRFTFLPSPLDGLLLNANYTFTDAKGTVFAGDDLTDPRRINLPASSKHTFNVVLGYEKGPISLRAAGTYRDKYLDELGGGADEDRYIDQHFQLDLSAKFRVTNNVRLFAEWVNVTDAPYFAYQNFEGAKRILQYEKYSWTAKFGVSANF is encoded by the coding sequence ATGCACCAGCTTCGTACTGTCCGTTCGCGCATCCTGCTCGGCACCTGCCTTTCACTCGCCGCGGCGCTTCCGACCGCCGCCTTTGCGTCCGACATCGTCGGGACCGTCACCGACGCGACCGACACGCGCGCGCTCCAGAGCACCGAGCTGCGTCTTGTCGAACTTGGCCGGGTTGTCGAATCGGGCCGTGACGGCAGCTTCCGCTTCACCGACATTCCCGCAGGCACCTATACGCTCGAAGCGCGCTATAGCGGCGCCGAACCGCGCACGCAGGAAGTCGTCGTTCCCGAAACGGGCAGCGTTACCGCCAATGTCCTGCTCGGCACCGACGGTGCGATCCTGGTCGTCGGCCAGGCCGCAAATCTTGCCAGCAGCCTGTCGCGCCAGCGCGCCGCCGACGGCGTCGAAAGCGTTCTGACCCGCGACGGCATCGGCCAGTTTCCCGACCAGAATGTCGCCGAATCGCTGCGCCGCCTGCCGGGGGTGAATATCCTGAACGATCAAGGCGAAGGCCGCTTCGTCTCGGTCCGCGGGCTTGATCCCGAACTCAATGCCGCATCGATCAACGGCGCGCGCGTGCCGGCCCCCGAAAGCGATGTACGCTCGGTCGCGCTCGACGTTGTGCCGTCCGAACTGATCGAATCGATCGAGGTCAAGAAATCGCTCACCCCCGACATGGATGGCGACACGATCGGCGCCTCGATCGAGATCAACACGACGAGCGCCTTCGACCGCAAGAAGGACCTGTTCTCGGTCAAGCTGGAAGGCAGCTATAATGACTACGCCGATGCGGTGACCCCGAAGGGCAGCTTTGACTTCTCGACCCGCATCACCGATAATTTCGGCATCGCAGGCGGCATCAGCTATTATCAGCGCAAGTTCGAAACCGACAATATCGAAGCGGCAGACTGGGACGAGGTCGGCGGCATCGCCTTTGCCCGCGAACTTCAATATCGCGACTATGACGTCGAACGGAAGCGTCTCGGCGGCTCGCTCAGCCTCGACTGGCGCCCGAGCGACACGACCAAACTTTATGCCCGCGGTCTTTACAGCCGCTTTTCCGATCAGGAATATCGCGGCGACATCATCTTTATCCTCGACGAGGAACGCATCAACCCGGTGTCGGGCACTGCAACCAGCGCCAATTTCCTGAGCAACCAGCAGGGCGTCGAGCCCACGGACGAATCGCCGCGTATCGAAGTGCGCCGCCGCATGAAGGACCGCTTCGAAAAGCAGCAGATCGGCTCGCTCGTCGTCGGCGGCGAAACCGAAACCGGCCCGTGGAAACTGACCTATTCGGGCAGCTATTCAAAGGCTACCGAGCGGGAAAATGGCTCGGTCGATCCGACGCGCTTCCGCGCGCGCTTCGCGGGTTCGGGCGCCAACCAGGTCGGCGTGAATTTCGACTATTCGGATCCCCGCCGCCCCGCCTTCACGATCACCGGCAACACCGCATTGTTCAACAATCCGGCGAGCTATGGCTTCAACGAACTTGAATTGACCGACCTGTCCGATTCGAAGGATCGCGAATGGGGCGTGCGGGGCGACGTGGCGCGCGAGTTCGCAATGGATGCAGGCACCTTCACGCTGCAAGGCGGCGTCAAGTCGCGCTGGCGCAAGAAATCCTACGACTTGGATGCGCTTGTCTATGACGGATATGACGGCACCTACACGCTCGCCGACGTGCTGGGCAGCGGCTATAATTACCGTATCCAGGACCTCGGCCCGCTTCCGGGCAAAACGTCGCCGAGCGATTTCTACAATAACAACACCGACTCGTTCGAGCTGAACGACGCCGACACGATCATCAACTCGGCCTCGTCGGACTATTCGATCAAGGAAGATGTGCTTGCAGGCTATGTCCTCGGCCGCTTCGACGGCAGCGCGGTACGCGTGGTCGGCGGTGTCCGCTTCGAGCGCACCTATAATGATATCCGCGCCTTCGCGACCAACGAGGACACGCTCGATGTCACCCCGAACCGTTCGACGCGCAGCTACACCGACTGGCTGCCCAGCCTGACGCTGCGTTTCGAGCCCGCCCAGAATCTTGTCCTGCGCCTCGCCGGCTACAAGAATCTGGTGCGTCCGAAACTGTCGAACCTCGCGCCGCGCGTTTTGGTGAACGAGGATCTGGACGCCGAGTTCGGCAACCCGAACCTCAAGCCCTATCGCGCCTGGAACATCGACGCATCGGCCGAATATTATTTCGGCAATAATTCGGCGATCACCGCCGGGGTGTTCTGGAAGTCGATCGATGATTTCATCGTCGAGGTGACCGACAATACGCCGGGCGAGATCCTTGGCATCGATTATGAACGCGCGACGACCTTCACCAATGGCGAGACCGCCAAGGTCAAGGGGATCGAGCTGAGCTTTGCCCAGCGCTTTACCTTCCTGCCCTCGCCGCTCGACGGCTTGCTGCTCAACGCGAACTATACCTTCACCGATGCGAAGGGCACGGTGTTCGCCGGTGACGACCTGACCGATCCGCGCCGCATCAACCTGCCCGCTTCGTCGAAGCACACGTTCAACGTCGTGCTGGGTTATGAGAAGGGTCCGATCTCGCTGCGCGCGGCGGGCACCTATCGCGATAAATATCTGGACGAACTGGGCGGCGGCGCCGACGAGGACCGCTACATCGATCAGCATTTCCAGCTAGACCTGTCGGCAAAGTTCCGCGTCACCAACAATGTCCGGCTGTTCGCCGAATGGGTTAACGTCACCGACGCGCCCTATTTCGCCTATCAGAACTTCGAAGGCGCCAAGCGCATCCTGCAATATGAAAAATATAGCTGGACCGCGAAATTCGGCGTTTCGGCCAACTTCTGA
- a CDS encoding VOC family protein has translation MTSPIKLGGVHHAAYRCKDAKETVDWYERMLGMTYTTAFAEDHVPSTGEYDPYMHVFLDAGNGNILAFFELPNQPVMGRDENTPAWVQHVAFKVGSFDELVAAKAHLEAEGVDVLGPTHHGIFKSIYFFDPNGHRVELACDIGTAEQYAELKRVAPLMLDEWSQTKKAPRHADWLHTAANE, from the coding sequence ATGACGAGCCCGATCAAATTGGGCGGCGTCCACCACGCCGCCTATCGCTGCAAGGATGCGAAGGAAACGGTCGACTGGTACGAGCGCATGCTCGGCATGACGTACACCACCGCCTTTGCCGAGGATCATGTGCCGTCGACCGGCGAATATGACCCCTATATGCATGTCTTTCTCGACGCGGGGAACGGCAACATTCTTGCCTTTTTCGAGCTGCCGAACCAGCCCGTCATGGGCCGCGACGAGAATACGCCAGCGTGGGTGCAGCATGTTGCGTTCAAGGTCGGCAGCTTCGACGAACTGGTCGCGGCAAAGGCGCATCTCGAAGCCGAGGGCGTCGATGTCCTCGGTCCGACGCACCACGGCATTTTCAAGTCGATCTATTTCTTTGACCCCAACGGCCACCGCGTCGAGCTGGCATGCGACATCGGCACCGCCGAACAATATGCCGAGCTGAAACGCGTCGCGCCGTTGATGCTCGACGAATGGAGCCAGACGAAGAAGGCCCCGCGCCACGCCGACTGGCTGCACACCGCGGCGAACGAGTAA
- a CDS encoding metallophosphoesterase family protein: MTMMNKRPLGLSLLAATLLSAGALPAAATEPAFKIVTQTEDGAPIPRSAGLPYAPKNLPDRIVLTPGADPAREMAVAFRTDTAQAESQAQIAVSVDGPTLGEKARLVTGKAMPVDSSYGPSLYHQVRFTGLSPDTVYAYRVKGAAGWSEWHQFRTAAAEAKPFRFLYLGDIQNGILTYASRVIRQAFLANGDIRLVAHAGDLVGQRDDLDHDDEWGEWNQAGGYNYASVPQVPATGNHEYVDVLKADGSESRRLGPYWPAQFALPSNGTDPVKATTYYTDYQGVRFIILDGTAAIDLGSMQAQTDWLDKTLASSKANWNVVLFHQPVFTCARPNDTAEIKAAWKPVFEKRKVDLVLQGHDHCYSRLTGEAGRDANAKARADGSIQGPVYLVSVTGSKMYRLNDRTPWQPDKIAEATELYQIVDVEPKTLKFRTFTASGKLYDGFDLERTAQGNRLRELAEPTLAARRCTGDVGPDGGVCVASGK, from the coding sequence ATGACGATGATGAACAAGCGGCCCCTTGGCCTGTCGCTGCTCGCGGCGACGTTGCTATCGGCGGGCGCCCTGCCCGCCGCGGCGACCGAGCCCGCGTTCAAGATCGTCACGCAGACGGAGGATGGCGCGCCCATCCCCCGTTCCGCGGGCCTTCCCTACGCGCCGAAAAACCTTCCCGACCGCATCGTTCTCACGCCCGGGGCCGATCCCGCGCGCGAGATGGCGGTCGCCTTTCGCACCGACACCGCGCAGGCCGAGTCCCAGGCCCAGATCGCGGTGTCGGTCGATGGGCCCACGCTCGGCGAAAAGGCACGGCTCGTCACCGGCAAGGCGATGCCGGTCGATAGCAGCTATGGCCCCTCGCTCTATCATCAGGTCCGTTTCACCGGCCTCTCCCCCGACACCGTCTATGCCTATCGCGTCAAAGGGGCTGCGGGCTGGAGCGAATGGCATCAGTTCCGCACCGCCGCCGCGGAGGCAAAGCCCTTCCGCTTCCTTTATCTGGGCGACATCCAGAACGGCATATTGACCTATGCCAGCCGCGTGATCCGGCAGGCCTTTCTTGCCAATGGCGATATCCGTCTCGTCGCGCATGCCGGCGACCTTGTCGGCCAGCGCGACGACCTGGACCATGACGACGAATGGGGCGAGTGGAACCAGGCGGGCGGCTATAATTATGCGAGCGTCCCGCAGGTGCCTGCAACGGGCAACCATGAATATGTCGACGTGCTGAAAGCGGACGGCAGCGAAAGCCGCCGGCTCGGCCCCTATTGGCCAGCCCAGTTCGCGCTGCCGTCGAACGGCACCGATCCGGTCAAGGCCACGACCTATTACACCGATTATCAGGGCGTACGTTTCATCATCCTCGACGGCACCGCCGCGATCGACCTCGGTTCGATGCAGGCGCAGACCGATTGGCTCGACAAGACGCTGGCGTCGAGCAAGGCGAACTGGAACGTCGTGCTGTTCCATCAGCCGGTCTTCACCTGCGCGCGCCCGAACGACACCGCCGAGATCAAGGCGGCGTGGAAGCCGGTGTTCGAAAAGCGCAAGGTCGATCTGGTGCTGCAGGGGCACGATCATTGCTATAGCCGTTTGACGGGCGAAGCCGGGCGCGATGCGAATGCAAAGGCACGCGCCGACGGCAGCATCCAGGGGCCGGTCTATCTTGTGTCGGTGACGGGATCGAAAATGTATCGGCTCAACGATCGCACGCCCTGGCAGCCCGATAAGATCGCCGAGGCGACCGAACTCTACCAGATCGTCGACGTCGAGCCGAAGACGCTCAAGTTCCGGACCTTCACCGCCTCCGGAAAGCTTTACGACGGCTTCGACCTCGAACGCACCGCGCAGGGCAACCGCCTCCGTGAACTCGCCGAACCGACGCTTGCCGCGCGGCGCTGCACGGGCGATGTCGGCCCGGACGGCGGTGTGTGCGTCGCATCGGGCAAATGA
- the purH gene encoding bifunctional phosphoribosylaminoimidazolecarboxamide formyltransferase/IMP cyclohydrolase: protein MTDLIPVRRALLSVSDKAGLADLAAALVRHGVELVSTGGTAKALREAGHTVLDVSDLTGFPEMMDGRVKTLHPTVHGGILAVRDDAAHVASMEEHGIGAIDLVVVNLYPFAATVAKGAARDEIIENIDIGGPAMVRSSAKNHAFVGIVTEPEDYAAVIAEMDANDGATTLALRKRLAATAFAHTATYDGMIASWFAFADQGKMFPDTLPLTAKLSAELRYGENPHQKAALYLPAGPAARGIAQAEQVQGKELSYNNINDADAALELVAEFREADPTCVIVKHANPCGVATAATIAEAYDAALKCDDVSAFGGIIAVNRPLDGATAELISGIFTEVVCAPDADADARAVFAKKKNLRLLLTGELPDPARGGLMLKTIAGGWLAQSRDNGRITRADLKVVTDRAPTEEELTDALFAWTVAKHVKSNAIVYAKGGSTAGIGAGQMNRRDSARIAAVKAREAADSHGWSEARTVGSAVASDAFFPFADGLLAAVEAGATCVIQPGGSIRDDEVIAAANDAGLAMVFTGMRHFRH, encoded by the coding sequence ATGACCGACCTGATTCCCGTCCGCCGCGCCCTTCTGTCCGTCAGCGACAAGGCGGGGCTCGCCGATCTTGCCGCCGCGCTTGTCCGCCACGGGGTCGAACTGGTGTCGACCGGCGGCACCGCCAAGGCGCTGCGCGAGGCCGGCCACACGGTCCTCGACGTGTCCGACCTCACCGGCTTTCCCGAGATGATGGATGGCCGCGTGAAGACGCTGCACCCGACGGTTCACGGCGGCATCCTCGCGGTGCGCGACGACGCGGCGCATGTCGCTTCGATGGAAGAACATGGCATCGGGGCGATCGATCTGGTCGTCGTCAACCTCTACCCCTTCGCCGCGACCGTCGCGAAAGGCGCGGCGCGTGACGAGATCATCGAGAATATCGACATCGGCGGCCCCGCCATGGTCCGCTCTTCGGCGAAGAACCATGCCTTTGTCGGCATCGTCACCGAACCCGAGGATTATGCCGCCGTAATCGCCGAGATGGACGCCAATGACGGCGCCACGACGCTGGCGCTCCGCAAGCGCCTTGCCGCGACCGCCTTCGCGCACACCGCGACCTATGACGGGATGATCGCAAGTTGGTTCGCCTTTGCCGACCAGGGCAAGATGTTCCCCGACACGCTACCGCTGACCGCCAAGCTGTCGGCCGAACTGCGTTACGGCGAGAATCCGCACCAAAAGGCGGCGCTCTACCTTCCCGCCGGCCCGGCCGCGCGCGGGATTGCGCAGGCCGAACAGGTGCAGGGCAAGGAACTCAGCTATAATAATATCAACGACGCCGACGCCGCGCTCGAACTCGTCGCCGAATTTCGCGAGGCCGACCCGACCTGCGTGATCGTCAAGCATGCCAACCCGTGCGGCGTCGCGACCGCCGCGACGATCGCGGAAGCCTATGACGCGGCGCTGAAATGCGACGATGTGTCGGCGTTCGGCGGCATCATCGCGGTCAACCGTCCGCTCGACGGCGCGACTGCCGAACTCATCAGCGGCATCTTCACCGAAGTCGTTTGTGCGCCCGACGCCGACGCCGACGCGCGCGCCGTATTCGCGAAGAAAAAGAATCTCCGCCTGCTGCTAACGGGCGAACTGCCCGATCCCGCACGCGGCGGGCTGATGCTCAAGACGATCGCGGGTGGATGGCTCGCGCAGAGCCGCGACAATGGCCGCATCACGCGCGCCGACCTGAAGGTCGTCACCGACCGCGCGCCGACCGAGGAAGAACTGACCGACGCACTCTTTGCCTGGACCGTCGCGAAGCACGTCAAATCGAACGCCATCGTTTATGCGAAGGGCGGGTCTACGGCGGGCATCGGCGCGGGTCAGATGAACCGCCGCGACAGCGCGCGCATCGCCGCGGTGAAAGCACGCGAAGCGGCCGATAGCCACGGCTGGTCCGAAGCTCGCACCGTCGGCAGCGCAGTGGCGAGCGATGCCTTCTTCCCCTTTGCCGACGGGCTGCTCGCTGCTGTCGAGGCCGGCGCGACCTGCGTCATCCAGCCGGGCGGCTCGATCCGCGACGATGAGGTGATTGCGGCGGCGAACGACGCCGGGCTTGCGATGGTCTTCACGGGCATGCGCCACTTCCGGCATTGA
- a CDS encoding phytase encodes MVSRWKLLGAAALVWTLAGCAASGPVITGLPPVQVTASAETAPVGTGKADAADDPAIWIDPANPNRALIVATDKKAGLHVYDLSGKDIAFTQAGLVNNADVAGNIIVASDRNDGVNAHLAVFRLDADKPAIVSLGRAAAGTGEAYGLCLKKTAPGAPITAALIVKDGTVRVGTLAVDDTPSFTVQWEYKIPTQSEGCVFDGDTLYVGEEDAGIWELKPSGTTAIARIVAPVDNQRLVADVEGLATIDHKGQRYLLASSQGDNAYAVFRLPSVEYVGRFAVAAGTFGATSETDGIEAVAGNFGPAFPDGIFLAQDGDNAPKAQNFKLVRWDQIAAAMGL; translated from the coding sequence ATGGTCAGTCGCTGGAAATTGCTCGGAGCTGCGGCGCTCGTATGGACGCTTGCCGGATGCGCTGCGAGCGGGCCCGTCATCACTGGTCTGCCGCCGGTGCAGGTTACCGCCAGCGCTGAGACCGCGCCCGTCGGCACGGGCAAGGCCGACGCGGCGGACGATCCGGCAATCTGGATCGATCCCGCCAATCCGAACCGCGCGCTGATCGTCGCGACCGACAAAAAGGCGGGGCTTCACGTCTATGACCTTTCGGGCAAGGATATCGCCTTTACCCAGGCCGGCCTCGTCAACAATGCCGATGTCGCGGGCAACATCATCGTTGCGAGCGATCGCAACGACGGAGTGAACGCGCATCTGGCGGTGTTCCGGCTCGACGCGGACAAGCCGGCGATCGTCTCGCTCGGCCGCGCGGCGGCGGGCACCGGCGAAGCCTATGGCCTGTGCCTCAAAAAGACCGCGCCGGGTGCGCCGATCACCGCGGCGCTGATCGTCAAGGACGGCACGGTGCGCGTCGGCACGCTCGCAGTCGATGACACGCCGAGCTTTACCGTTCAGTGGGAATATAAGATTCCGACCCAGTCCGAAGGCTGCGTCTTCGACGGCGACACGCTGTATGTCGGCGAAGAAGACGCCGGCATCTGGGAATTGAAGCCCAGTGGCACCACCGCGATCGCACGCATCGTCGCACCGGTCGACAATCAGCGGCTCGTTGCCGATGTCGAAGGCCTTGCGACGATCGATCACAAGGGCCAGCGCTACCTTCTCGCATCGAGCCAGGGCGACAATGCCTATGCGGTCTTCCGGCTGCCGTCGGTCGAGTATGTCGGCCGCTTTGCGGTCGCCGCAGGGACATTTGGCGCGACGAGCGAGACCGACGGGATCGAGGCGGTCGCCGGCAATTTCGGCCCCGCCTTCCCCGATGGCATCTTCCTGGCCCAGGACGGCGACAATGCCCCCAAGGCCCAGAACTTCAAACTGGTGCGCTGGGACCAGATCGCGGCGGCGATGGGGCTTTAA
- the hppD gene encoding 4-hydroxyphenylpyruvate dioxygenase: MADLFDNPLGLDGFEFVEFSAPEKGILEPVFEAMGFTLIARHRSKDVQLWRQGGINLIANYEPKSPAAYFAAEHGPSACGMGWRVRDAAMAYAVAVERGAEPVEVNPGPMELRLPAIRGIGGSIIYLIDRYGDDLSIYDIDFVYEEGVDRHPVGAGMQLIDHLTHNVYGGRMAHWAAFYERIAGFREIRYFDIKGEYTGLTSKAMTAPDGKIRIPLNEEGAGGKGQIEEYLRAYNGEGIQHIAFSCDDLYAAWDKLKALGNPFAPAPPATYYEMLEERLPGHGESVEGLQSRGILLDGSTTEGDPRLLLQIFGQTVIGPVFFEFIQRKKDEGFGEGNFTALFKSMEMDQIRRGALNVEEPAE, from the coding sequence ATGGCCGACCTTTTCGACAATCCGCTGGGCCTCGACGGCTTCGAATTCGTTGAGTTTTCGGCGCCCGAAAAGGGCATTCTTGAGCCTGTGTTTGAAGCGATGGGCTTCACGCTGATTGCGCGCCACCGCTCGAAGGACGTGCAATTGTGGCGCCAGGGCGGCATCAACCTGATTGCCAATTATGAGCCCAAATCGCCCGCCGCCTACTTCGCTGCCGAACATGGCCCCTCAGCCTGTGGGATGGGGTGGCGGGTTCGGGATGCGGCCATGGCTTATGCTGTGGCCGTCGAACGCGGCGCCGAGCCGGTCGAGGTCAACCCCGGCCCGATGGAATTGCGCCTGCCCGCGATCCGCGGCATCGGCGGTTCGATCATCTATCTAATCGACCGTTATGGCGACGACCTCAGCATCTACGACATCGATTTCGTGTATGAAGAGGGAGTCGATCGCCACCCGGTCGGCGCGGGAATGCAGCTCATCGATCACCTGACGCACAATGTCTATGGCGGCCGCATGGCGCATTGGGCGGCGTTCTATGAGCGGATCGCGGGCTTCCGCGAGATCCGTTATTTCGACATCAAGGGCGAATATACCGGCCTGACGTCAAAGGCGATGACCGCCCCCGACGGCAAGATCCGCATCCCGCTCAACGAAGAGGGTGCGGGCGGCAAGGGCCAGATCGAGGAATATCTGCGCGCCTATAATGGCGAAGGCATTCAGCATATCGCGTTCAGCTGCGACGATCTCTACGCGGCGTGGGACAAGCTGAAGGCGCTCGGCAATCCCTTCGCGCCCGCGCCGCCGGCAACCTATTACGAGATGCTCGAAGAGCGTCTTCCGGGTCATGGCGAGTCGGTCGAGGGGCTTCAGTCGCGCGGTATCCTGCTCGACGGTTCGACCACCGAAGGCGATCCGCGCCTGCTGCTCCAGATTTTCGGCCAGACCGTGATCGGCCCCGTCTTCTTCGAATTCATCCAGCGCAAGAAGGATGAAGGGTTCGGCGAGGGCAATTTCACCGCGCTGTTCAAATCGATGGAAATGGACCAGATTCGCCGCGGTGCATTGAATGTCGAGGAACCCGCCGAATGA